From Erwinia pyri, a single genomic window includes:
- the purH gene encoding bifunctional phosphoribosylaminoimidazolecarboxamide formyltransferase/IMP cyclohydrolase: MQQPRPVRRALLSVSDKAGILEFAQALSSRGVELLSTGGTARLLADAGLPVTEVSDYTGFPEMMDGRVKTLHPKVHGGILGRRGQDDEIMQAHSISPIDMVVVNLYPFAQTVAREGCSLEDAVENIDIGGPTMVRSAAKNHKDVAIVVKSSDYQTIIAELDANNNSLTLETRFDLAIKAFEHTAAYDSMIANYFGSLVPAYHGETGEPSGRFPRTLNLNFIKKQDMRYGENSHQDAAFYIEENVTEASVATAQQVQGKALSYNNIADTDAALECVKEFTDAACVIVKHANPCGVAVGSSILDAYERAYKTDPTSAFGGIIAFNRELDEATAQAIISRQFVEVIIAPSASAAALKITAAKQNVRVLTCGQWQQRQAGLDFKRVNGGLLVQDRDLGMVAESQLRVVSKRQPTEQELRDALFCWKVAKFVKSNAIVYARDNMTIGIGAGQMSRVYSAKIAGIKASDEGLEVKGSAMASDAFFPFRDGIDAAAAVGVSCVIQPGGSIRDEEVIAAADEHGIAMIFTDMRHFRH, translated from the coding sequence ATGCAACAACCTCGTCCTGTACGCCGCGCTCTGCTGAGCGTGTCTGACAAAGCCGGTATCCTCGAATTTGCTCAGGCGCTCTCAAGCCGTGGTGTCGAGCTGCTCTCCACCGGCGGCACCGCACGCCTGCTGGCAGATGCTGGCCTTCCCGTCACTGAAGTGTCTGACTATACCGGTTTCCCGGAAATGATGGATGGACGCGTCAAAACCCTGCATCCCAAAGTTCATGGCGGAATTTTAGGGCGCCGTGGTCAGGACGACGAAATCATGCAGGCGCACAGCATCTCCCCTATCGACATGGTGGTCGTTAACCTTTATCCGTTTGCCCAGACTGTGGCTCGTGAAGGTTGCTCGCTGGAAGATGCGGTTGAGAATATCGATATCGGCGGGCCGACCATGGTGCGCTCCGCAGCGAAGAACCATAAAGATGTGGCTATTGTGGTGAAGAGCAGTGATTACCAGACCATCATTGCTGAGCTGGACGCCAACAATAATTCGCTGACGCTGGAAACCCGTTTCGACCTGGCCATTAAAGCTTTCGAGCACACCGCCGCTTACGACAGCATGATTGCCAACTACTTCGGTAGCCTGGTTCCTGCCTACCATGGCGAAACGGGTGAACCTTCCGGCCGCTTCCCACGCACGCTGAATCTGAACTTCATCAAGAAGCAGGATATGCGTTACGGTGAGAACAGCCATCAGGATGCTGCCTTCTATATAGAAGAGAACGTGACGGAAGCTTCTGTCGCTACCGCGCAGCAGGTTCAGGGGAAAGCCCTCTCCTATAACAATATCGCCGACACCGACGCGGCACTGGAGTGCGTAAAAGAGTTTACCGATGCAGCCTGCGTGATCGTCAAGCATGCTAACCCGTGTGGTGTGGCAGTGGGCAGCTCAATTCTGGATGCCTACGAGCGCGCATACAAAACCGATCCTACCTCTGCGTTTGGCGGCATCATCGCCTTTAACCGCGAGCTGGATGAAGCTACCGCTCAGGCCATTATCAGCCGCCAGTTTGTGGAAGTGATCATCGCCCCATCCGCAAGCGCTGCCGCACTGAAAATTACCGCAGCGAAACAGAACGTCCGCGTGCTGACCTGTGGCCAGTGGCAGCAGCGTCAGGCGGGCCTGGATTTCAAACGCGTGAATGGAGGTCTGCTGGTACAGGATCGCGACCTCGGCATGGTGGCAGAGAGCCAGCTGCGCGTGGTCAGCAAACGTCAGCCGACTGAGCAGGAGCTGCGTGATGCTCTGTTCTGCTGGAAGGTGGCCAAGTTTGTTAAGTCTAACGCCATTGTCTATGCGCGCGACAATATGACAATCGGCATAGGCGCAGGCCAGATGAGCCGCGTCTACTCGGCCAAAATTGCGGGCATCAAAGCGAGCGACGAAGGACTGGAAGTGAAAGGCTCCGCCATGGCGTCTGATGCTTTCTTCCCGTTCCGTGACGGTATTGACGCTGCTGCTGCCGTTGGCGTGAGCTGCGTTATCCAGCCCGGCGGTTCAATCCGTGATGAAGAAGTGATTGCCGCTGCCGACGAACACGGCATTGCGATGATCTTTACCGACATGCGTCATTTCCGCCATTAA
- the purD gene encoding phosphoribosylamine--glycine ligase: MKILVIGNGGREHALAWKASLSPLAETVFVAPGNAGTALEPALQNVNISATDIPALLNFAQNEQIDLTIVGPEAPLVIGVVDAFRAAGLKIFGPTQAAAQLEGSKAFTKDFLARHHIPTAEYQNFTEVEPALAYTRSKGAPIVIKADGLAAGKGVIVAMTLQEAEEAIQDMLAGNAFGDAGHRIVVEEFLDGEEASFIVMVDGENVLPMATSQDHKRVGDADTGPNTGGMGAYSPAPVVTDEIHQRVMDEVIWPTVRGMAAEGNVYTGFLYAGLMIDKSGQPKVIEFNCRFGDPETQPIMLRMQSDLVDLCLAAVDGKLNTKESLWDPRPSLGVVLAAGGYPGDYSTGDQIHGLPLEATPDGKVFHAGTTMQDDLVVTNGGRVLCVTALGEDVAAAQKQAYALAKSISWQGSFCRSDIGYRAIGRK; the protein is encoded by the coding sequence ATGAAAATTTTAGTGATTGGTAATGGCGGACGTGAACACGCGCTGGCCTGGAAAGCCTCTCTTTCACCGCTGGCGGAGACCGTTTTCGTGGCGCCAGGCAATGCAGGCACCGCGCTTGAGCCTGCCCTGCAGAACGTGAACATCAGCGCGACCGATATCCCTGCTTTGCTTAACTTTGCGCAAAATGAGCAGATTGACCTGACCATAGTGGGACCGGAAGCGCCGCTGGTGATCGGCGTGGTGGATGCCTTCCGCGCCGCCGGTCTGAAAATTTTTGGGCCGACGCAGGCTGCCGCGCAGCTGGAAGGGTCGAAAGCCTTTACCAAGGATTTCCTGGCTCGCCACCATATTCCTACCGCGGAATATCAGAACTTTACGGAAGTAGAACCGGCGCTGGCCTACACCCGGAGTAAAGGTGCGCCGATCGTTATCAAGGCCGATGGCCTTGCCGCCGGTAAAGGTGTGATTGTGGCGATGACGCTGCAGGAAGCGGAAGAGGCTATCCAGGATATGCTGGCAGGCAACGCTTTTGGCGATGCGGGCCACCGTATCGTGGTGGAAGAGTTCCTCGACGGTGAGGAAGCCAGCTTTATCGTGATGGTAGATGGCGAGAACGTGCTGCCGATGGCCACCAGCCAGGATCACAAGCGCGTGGGCGATGCCGATACCGGTCCAAATACCGGCGGTATGGGCGCCTACTCACCCGCTCCGGTGGTCACTGATGAAATCCACCAGCGTGTCATGGATGAGGTGATCTGGCCAACCGTGCGCGGCATGGCGGCTGAAGGCAATGTCTACACTGGCTTCCTGTATGCAGGCCTGATGATCGACAAGAGCGGTCAGCCGAAAGTGATCGAGTTCAACTGCCGCTTTGGCGATCCTGAAACGCAGCCGATCATGCTGCGCATGCAGTCGGATCTGGTGGATCTTTGCCTGGCTGCCGTGGACGGCAAGCTCAATACCAAAGAGTCACTCTGGGATCCTCGTCCTTCACTGGGCGTGGTGCTGGCGGCGGGCGGCTATCCGGGCGATTACAGCACGGGCGATCAAATTCACGGTTTACCGCTGGAAGCGACGCCTGACGGCAAAGTGTTCCATGCCGGGACAACGATGCAGGATGATTTGGTCGTCACCAACGGTGGACGCGTGCTGTGCGTGACGGCGCTGGGTGAAGATGTCGCCGCGGCGCAGAAGCAGGCGTATGCCCTGGCGAAATCTATCTCATGGCAGGGGAGCTTCTGCCGTAGCGATATTGGCTATCGCGCAATCGGTCGTAAGTAA
- a CDS encoding DUF1481 domain-containing protein, with protein sequence MKRHPFTFSTLALMLLMLAGCSSRSTRPDFTASGYLADRGTVRIWRKDNPNHSSHLVTVYTPFTGGNTETTDYLWQQEKLISIERHIKGEHPDDVTLRFDQDGSLSFMQRQLEGRREALSPDAVALYQFDAGRMLKISDDLLEGRVWLKQGHWSPSGTVTLCKGGEEKPSFDPFFTRYITQHQQESGKPVSISWLEAPKGTQLILVSADDQCATEPQEADL encoded by the coding sequence ATGAAACGACACCCGTTTACCTTCTCCACCCTCGCGCTGATGCTGCTGATGCTGGCAGGATGCAGCTCACGCTCCACGCGCCCTGATTTTACCGCCAGCGGCTATCTTGCTGACCGTGGCACCGTCAGGATCTGGCGTAAAGACAACCCTAACCACTCCAGCCATCTTGTAACGGTCTATACCCCATTCACGGGAGGCAACACTGAAACCACAGATTATCTGTGGCAGCAGGAGAAGCTGATCTCGATTGAACGCCACATCAAAGGGGAGCACCCGGACGACGTGACGCTGAGGTTTGATCAGGATGGCAGCCTGAGCTTTATGCAGCGCCAGCTGGAAGGGCGACGTGAGGCGCTCTCGCCGGACGCCGTGGCGCTGTATCAGTTCGATGCGGGGCGCATGCTCAAAATCAGCGACGACCTGCTGGAGGGGCGCGTATGGCTGAAGCAGGGGCACTGGTCACCTTCGGGTACGGTAACGCTTTGCAAAGGCGGTGAGGAGAAGCCCAGCTTCGATCCTTTCTTTACTCGCTATATCACGCAGCATCAGCAGGAATCGGGCAAGCCGGTGAGCATTTCCTGGCTGGAAGCGCCTAAGGGGACGCAGCTGATTCTGGTTTCAGCCGACGATCAGTGTGCGACGGAGCCGCAAGAGGCTGATTTGTGA
- the hupA gene encoding nucleoid-associated protein HU-alpha yields the protein MNKTQLIDVIADKADLSKTQAKAALESTLAAITESLKEGDAVQLVGFGTFKVNHRAERTGRNPQTGKEIKIAAANVPAFVSGKALKDAVK from the coding sequence ATGAACAAGACTCAACTGATTGATGTAATTGCGGACAAAGCGGACCTGTCTAAGACCCAGGCTAAAGCTGCTCTGGAATCCACCCTGGCTGCGATTACTGAGTCTCTGAAAGAAGGTGATGCTGTACAACTGGTTGGTTTTGGTACCTTTAAAGTTAACCACCGTGCTGAGCGTACTGGCCGCAACCCGCAGACTGGTAAAGAAATCAAAATTGCTGCTGCAAACGTACCGGCATTTGTTTCTGGTAAAGCACTGAAAGACGCTGTTAAGTAA
- a CDS encoding YjaG family protein — MLRNPIHLRLEKLESWQHVTFMACLCERMFPNYWAFCQQTGFGDAQIYRRILDLIWETLVIKDAKVNFDSQLEKFEEAIPAAEDYDLYGVYPAIDACVALSELLHSRLSGETLAHAIAVSEASITSVAMLEMTQAEREMTDEELKENPAVEEEWDIQWEIFRLLSACEERDLDLIKGLRSDLRESGISNIGINFQQ; from the coding sequence ATGTTACGTAATCCCATTCACCTGCGGCTTGAGAAACTGGAAAGCTGGCAGCACGTTACTTTTATGGCCTGCCTGTGTGAACGTATGTTCCCCAACTACTGGGCATTTTGCCAGCAGACCGGTTTTGGGGATGCGCAAATTTATCGCCGTATTCTTGATCTGATCTGGGAAACCCTGGTGATCAAAGATGCCAAAGTGAATTTTGATTCGCAGCTGGAAAAGTTTGAAGAAGCGATTCCGGCAGCAGAGGATTACGACCTGTATGGCGTCTATCCCGCCATTGATGCCTGCGTGGCGCTGAGCGAACTGCTGCACTCCCGTCTGAGCGGTGAAACGCTGGCGCATGCGATCGCCGTCAGCGAAGCCTCCATTACCAGCGTTGCGATGCTGGAAATGACGCAGGCTGAACGTGAAATGACCGATGAAGAGTTAAAAGAGAACCCGGCGGTAGAAGAGGAGTGGGACATCCAGTGGGAGATTTTCCGCCTGCTCAGCGCCTGCGAGGAGAGGGACCTCGACCTGATCAAAGGACTGCGATCTGACCTGCGGGAGTCGGGGATCAGTAACATCGGTATAAATTTTCAGCAATAA
- the nfi gene encoding deoxyribonuclease V (cleaves DNA at apurinic or apyrimidinic sites) — translation MDIQALKQEQLTRAAEVVREDDFDVMPPRYIGGADVGFEQGGEVTRAALVILEYPSLKLVEHRVARIATTMPYIPGYLSFREYPALLAAWELLEQRPDLLFVDGQGIAHPRRLGVASHFGMLVDVPTIGVAKRRLCGKFEPLGDEPGERQPLIDKGEQIGWVLRSKRRCNPLFISSGHRVSADTALTWVETCLQGYRLPEPTRWADAVASNRPSFVRLGLQG, via the coding sequence ATGGATATTCAGGCATTAAAGCAGGAACAGTTAACGCGGGCGGCGGAAGTCGTTCGCGAAGATGACTTCGACGTTATGCCTCCACGCTATATTGGTGGCGCCGATGTGGGATTTGAGCAGGGGGGCGAGGTGACACGCGCCGCCCTCGTTATTCTGGAGTATCCCTCACTGAAGCTGGTAGAGCACCGGGTGGCCCGTATCGCCACCACCATGCCTTATATCCCCGGTTATCTCTCTTTCCGCGAATATCCTGCGCTGCTGGCCGCCTGGGAGCTGCTTGAGCAGCGTCCCGACCTGTTATTCGTTGACGGACAGGGAATTGCGCATCCGCGCCGCCTGGGCGTAGCCAGCCATTTTGGCATGCTGGTGGACGTGCCCACTATCGGCGTGGCCAAACGTCGTTTGTGCGGCAAGTTCGAGCCGCTGGGCGATGAGCCGGGCGAACGGCAGCCGCTGATCGACAAAGGCGAGCAGATTGGCTGGGTGCTGCGCAGCAAGAGGCGCTGTAATCCGCTGTTTATCTCTTCCGGGCATCGCGTTAGCGCAGATACAGCCCTGACGTGGGTAGAAACTTGCTTACAGGGCTACCGGCTTCCCGAGCCGACCCGCTGGGCAGATGCCGTCGCCTCTAACCGCCCCTCTTTTGTCCGACTTGGCCTGCAGGGTTAA
- the hemE gene encoding uroporphyrinogen decarboxylase: MSELKNDRYLRALLRQPVDVTPVWMMRQAGRYLPEYKATRAVAGDFMSLCKNAELACEVTLQPLRRYPLDAAILFSDILTIPDAMGLGLYFEAGEGPRFSSPVTCRADVEKLPVPDPEQELGYVMNAVRTIRKNLNGEVPLIGFTGSPWTLATYMVEGGSSKAFTKLKKMMYAEPQTLHLMLDKLAESVTLYLNAQIRAGAQSVMIFDTWGGVLTGRDYLEFSLHYMHKIIDGLQRENDGRRVPVTMFTKGGGQWLEAMAATGCDALGLDWTTDIADARRRVGDKVALQGNMDPSMLYAAPARIEQEVATILEGFGQGTGHVFNLGHGIHQDVPPEHAGVFVEAVHKLSRPYHQG; encoded by the coding sequence ATGAGTGAACTGAAGAACGATCGTTATCTGCGCGCGCTGCTGCGCCAGCCTGTTGATGTCACACCTGTGTGGATGATGCGTCAGGCCGGTCGCTATCTGCCAGAGTACAAAGCCACCCGCGCCGTTGCCGGCGATTTTATGTCGCTTTGCAAAAATGCCGAGCTGGCCTGCGAAGTGACTCTACAACCGCTGCGGCGTTACCCGCTTGATGCGGCGATCCTGTTCTCGGATATTCTGACCATTCCTGATGCCATGGGTTTAGGTCTCTATTTTGAAGCCGGTGAAGGCCCACGCTTCTCCTCGCCAGTAACCTGTCGTGCAGATGTTGAAAAGCTGCCGGTACCGGATCCGGAGCAGGAACTGGGCTATGTGATGAACGCCGTGCGGACCATCCGCAAAAATCTCAACGGTGAAGTGCCGTTAATCGGCTTTACCGGCAGCCCCTGGACGCTGGCGACCTACATGGTCGAAGGCGGCAGCAGTAAAGCTTTCACCAAACTCAAAAAGATGATGTATGCGGAGCCGCAAACCTTGCATCTGATGCTGGATAAGCTGGCAGAGAGCGTTACGCTCTACCTCAATGCGCAGATCCGTGCTGGCGCGCAGTCGGTGATGATCTTCGATACCTGGGGCGGGGTGCTGACCGGACGCGATTATCTGGAGTTCTCTCTGCATTACATGCACAAAATTATCGATGGCCTGCAGCGTGAAAACGACGGGCGCCGCGTGCCGGTGACGATGTTCACCAAAGGCGGCGGCCAGTGGCTGGAAGCGATGGCTGCGACCGGCTGTGATGCGCTGGGGCTGGACTGGACCACCGACATCGCCGATGCGCGTCGTCGGGTGGGCGATAAAGTGGCGCTGCAGGGCAATATGGATCCTTCCATGCTTTATGCTGCACCTGCACGCATCGAACAGGAAGTGGCGACCATTCTTGAAGGTTTTGGTCAGGGCACCGGGCATGTCTTCAACCTGGGCCACGGCATCCATCAGGATGTGCCACCGGAACACGCGGGCGTATTTGTGGAGGCTGTCCACAAACTGTCACGCCCTTACCATCAGGGGTAA
- the nudC gene encoding NAD(+) diphosphatase, giving the protein MQREISSVDVGWWVVSHEHKLWLPKGQLPYGNAEENGLAGSTGSLIGEWQGDPVYLICENRPQEMGSLRQILDQDVGLFQLAGKGIQLAEFYRSHKWCGYCGHEMHHSKTERACLCQHCRQRYYPQIAPCIIVAIRRGEEILLAQHTKHRNGIYTVLAGFVEVGETLEETVAREVMEESGIKVKNLRYISSQPWPFPQSLMMAFMADYDSGEIQIDPKELLDAGWYRFDALPHLPPAGTVARRLIEDTVALCRAEAE; this is encoded by the coding sequence ATGCAACGTGAGATTTCAAGCGTAGACGTTGGCTGGTGGGTTGTCAGTCATGAACATAAACTGTGGTTGCCCAAAGGTCAATTACCCTATGGCAACGCAGAAGAGAATGGGCTGGCAGGATCTACCGGATCTTTGATAGGCGAGTGGCAGGGCGATCCTGTTTATCTGATCTGTGAAAACCGGCCACAGGAGATGGGATCGTTACGCCAGATCCTCGATCAGGATGTCGGGCTTTTTCAGCTGGCGGGCAAAGGGATCCAGCTGGCGGAGTTTTATCGATCCCACAAATGGTGCGGCTACTGCGGCCATGAGATGCATCACAGCAAAACGGAAAGAGCCTGCCTTTGCCAGCATTGCCGCCAGCGTTACTACCCGCAAATTGCCCCCTGCATCATTGTCGCCATCCGCCGGGGCGAAGAAATTTTACTGGCCCAGCACACCAAACACCGTAACGGAATCTATACGGTACTGGCAGGATTTGTTGAAGTTGGCGAAACGCTGGAAGAGACCGTCGCGCGTGAAGTAATGGAAGAGAGCGGCATTAAAGTGAAGAATCTGCGCTATATCTCTTCACAACCCTGGCCATTCCCGCAGTCGTTAATGATGGCGTTTATGGCCGATTACGACAGCGGTGAGATCCAGATTGACCCGAAAGAGCTGCTGGATGCAGGCTGGTATCGATTTGATGCCCTGCCGCACTTGCCGCCAGCCGGAACGGTAGCACGTCGGCTGATTGAGGATACCGTTGCCCTCTGCCGCGCCGAGGCGGAATGA
- the rsd gene encoding sigma D regulator has translation MLNQLEVLTARVGGCSDLVDFCLRSRRQLLIAYYHLVGIKPNKESLTTLDENALDNFCQGLVDYLSTGHFTVYERFIEEMEGSEQLAKAAIIYPSLQANTEIIMRIYDTHLEGAIDHDNYLEFQNALSEVGEALEARFTLEDKFIQLALEKSADKAVAANDSALARPA, from the coding sequence ATGCTTAACCAGTTAGAAGTCCTTACCGCGCGCGTTGGCGGATGCAGCGACCTGGTAGACTTCTGTCTGCGCTCCCGCAGGCAGTTGCTGATTGCCTATTATCATCTGGTTGGCATCAAGCCTAACAAGGAATCGCTGACTACGCTCGACGAAAACGCACTGGACAATTTCTGTCAGGGCCTGGTCGATTATCTCTCTACCGGTCATTTCACCGTTTACGAACGCTTTATTGAAGAGATGGAAGGCAGCGAGCAGCTGGCTAAAGCGGCCATTATCTATCCTTCGCTGCAGGCCAATACTGAAATCATTATGCGCATTTACGATACGCATCTGGAAGGCGCTATCGACCATGATAACTACCTGGAATTCCAGAACGCCCTCTCTGAAGTAGGGGAAGCGCTGGAAGCCCGCTTTACGCTGGAAGATAAATTCATCCAGCTGGCGCTGGAGAAAAGCGCGGATAAAGCAGTCGCCGCTAACGACAGCGCGCTGGCCCGCCCGGCGTAA
- the thiC gene encoding phosphomethylpyrimidine synthase ThiC: MSTSKKPSRREQRAEAQQFIDSLQGTAFPNSRRIWLSGSREDIRVPMREIQLSPTQTGGSKEKPLFEANEPVPVYDTAGPYGDPEAKIDVHRGLARLRQAWISERGDTQPIEQLSSVYTQQRLADEGLDHLRFEHLPRPRKALAGRCVTQLHYARLGIVTPEMEFIALRENMGRERIRGEVLLQQHPGNSFGASLPENITPEFVRQEVAAGRAIIPANINHPESEPMIIGRNFLVKINANIGNSAVSSSIEEEVEKLVWSARWGADTVMDLSTGRNIHETREWILRNSPVPIGTVPIYQALEKVNGVAESLTWEIFRDTLLEQAEQGVDYFTIHAGVLLRYVPMTAKRLTGIVSRGGSIMAKWCLSHHKESFLYEHFREICELCAAYDVSLSLGDGLRPGSLQDANDEAQFAELHTLGELTKIAWEYDVQVMIEGPGHVPMQMIRRNMTEQLEHCHEAPFYTLGPLTTDIAPGYDHFTSGIGAAMIGWFGCAMLCYVTPKEHLGLPNKEDVKQGLITYKIAAHAADLAKGHPGAQIRDNAMSKARFEFRWEDQFNLALDPHTARAYHDETLPQESGKVAHFCSMCGPKFCSMKITQEVRDYAARLEAEAQPIEVGMAEMSEAFRTRGGELYHPADALIREEKA; this comes from the coding sequence ATGTCTACCAGTAAAAAACCGTCCCGCCGCGAACAGCGTGCAGAAGCACAACAATTTATCGACTCCCTTCAGGGCACAGCTTTCCCTAACTCCAGACGTATCTGGCTAAGTGGATCCCGTGAGGATATTCGCGTACCGATGCGCGAGATCCAGCTCAGCCCGACCCAAACCGGCGGCAGCAAAGAGAAGCCGCTATTCGAAGCCAACGAGCCGGTGCCGGTCTATGACACCGCAGGCCCCTACGGCGATCCTGAAGCGAAAATTGATGTGCACCGTGGGCTGGCTCGTTTGCGCCAGGCGTGGATTAGCGAACGCGGTGATACGCAGCCCATAGAGCAGCTCAGCTCAGTTTATACTCAGCAGCGGCTGGCGGATGAAGGGTTGGATCATCTCCGCTTTGAACATCTTCCTCGCCCTCGCAAGGCGCTGGCTGGCCGCTGCGTCACCCAGCTTCATTACGCTCGTCTGGGTATTGTCACCCCGGAGATGGAGTTTATCGCCCTGCGTGAAAACATGGGGCGTGAACGCATCCGTGGCGAGGTGCTGCTGCAACAGCATCCCGGCAACAGCTTTGGCGCCAGCCTGCCTGAGAATATCACCCCGGAGTTTGTTCGCCAGGAAGTGGCCGCCGGGCGCGCCATCATTCCCGCCAATATCAATCACCCGGAATCTGAGCCGATGATCATTGGCCGTAATTTTCTGGTGAAAATCAACGCCAACATCGGTAATTCCGCCGTCAGCTCCTCTATTGAAGAGGAGGTGGAGAAGCTGGTGTGGTCAGCACGCTGGGGTGCCGATACGGTGATGGATCTCTCCACGGGCCGGAATATTCATGAAACTCGCGAATGGATATTGCGTAACAGTCCGGTCCCCATTGGCACCGTGCCGATTTACCAGGCGCTGGAAAAGGTGAATGGCGTGGCGGAAAGTCTCACCTGGGAAATCTTCCGCGACACCCTGCTGGAGCAGGCTGAACAGGGTGTGGACTACTTCACCATCCACGCCGGCGTCCTGCTGCGCTACGTGCCGATGACCGCAAAGCGACTGACCGGGATCGTTTCACGCGGCGGCTCGATCATGGCGAAATGGTGCCTTTCGCATCACAAAGAGAGTTTCCTCTATGAGCATTTCCGCGAAATCTGCGAACTGTGCGCGGCCTATGACGTTTCGCTGTCGCTGGGCGATGGCCTGCGTCCCGGCTCTCTGCAGGACGCCAACGATGAGGCGCAATTTGCTGAGCTGCATACGCTGGGCGAACTGACCAAAATCGCCTGGGAGTATGACGTGCAGGTGATGATTGAAGGCCCCGGCCACGTGCCGATGCAGATGATCCGCCGCAATATGACAGAACAGCTGGAGCACTGCCATGAGGCGCCCTTCTACACCCTTGGCCCGCTGACGACAGATATCGCGCCGGGGTACGATCATTTTACCTCCGGCATTGGTGCCGCCATGATTGGCTGGTTTGGCTGCGCCATGCTTTGCTACGTCACGCCAAAAGAGCATCTGGGACTGCCCAACAAGGAAGATGTTAAGCAGGGGCTGATTACCTACAAGATTGCTGCACATGCCGCAGACCTGGCAAAAGGTCATCCTGGCGCACAGATCCGCGATAACGCCATGTCGAAAGCCCGTTTCGAATTCCGCTGGGAAGATCAGTTCAACCTGGCGCTCGATCCCCATACGGCGCGAGCCTACCACGATGAGACGCTGCCGCAGGAGTCGGGCAAGGTGGCCCATTTTTGCTCAATGTGCGGGCCTAAATTCTGTTCGATGAAGATTACCCAGGAGGTGCGCGACTATGCCGCCCGCCTGGAGGCGGAAGCGCAGCCAATTGAAGTCGGGATGGCCGAAATGTCCGAAGCGTTCCGCACGCGCGGCGGCGAACTCTATCATCCTGCCGACGCGCTGATTCGGGAGGAAAAAGCATGA
- the thiE gene encoding thiamine phosphate synthase has protein sequence MSRGPFPATAARLGLYPVVESVAWLERLLDAGVRTLQLRIKDLPEAAVEQDIAHAVALGKRYQARLFINDYWRSAIKYQAYGVHLGQEDLDVADLDVLHRAGLRLGLSTHDDAELDRALAEQPSYIALGHLFPTQTKVMPSSPQGLSELQRHLSRLKGISTVAIGGITLERAPQVLATGVGSIAVVSAITQAADWRAATADLLALAGTGDDADAK, from the coding sequence ATGAGCCGCGGCCCTTTTCCCGCAACTGCCGCGCGGCTTGGTCTCTATCCGGTAGTGGAGAGTGTGGCATGGCTTGAACGCCTGCTGGATGCTGGCGTGCGTACGCTGCAACTTCGTATTAAAGATCTTCCGGAAGCGGCGGTAGAGCAGGATATCGCCCACGCGGTCGCGCTGGGCAAACGTTATCAGGCCCGCCTGTTTATCAATGATTACTGGCGTTCAGCCATTAAATATCAGGCCTATGGCGTGCATCTGGGTCAGGAGGATCTGGATGTGGCGGATCTGGATGTCCTGCATCGCGCGGGCTTACGTCTCGGCCTCTCCACACATGACGACGCGGAGCTGGATCGCGCTCTGGCAGAGCAACCTTCCTATATCGCACTGGGGCATCTGTTCCCGACGCAGACCAAAGTCATGCCCTCATCGCCACAGGGACTCAGTGAACTGCAACGCCATCTCTCCCGCCTGAAGGGCATCTCCACCGTAGCGATTGGTGGGATCACTCTGGAGCGTGCGCCGCAGGTGCTGGCCACCGGCGTGGGCAGCATCGCCGTGGTCAGCGCTATCACCCAGGCCGCTGACTGGCGGGCAGCCACAGCCGACTTGTTGGCGCTGGCCGGGACAGGAGATGACGCTGATGCTAAATGA